In the Wyeomyia smithii strain HCP4-BCI-WySm-NY-G18 chromosome 2, ASM2978416v1, whole genome shotgun sequence genome, one interval contains:
- the LOC129723508 gene encoding kelch-like protein diablo, whose protein sequence is MGDVLISDRPPSPARLSHTSEKHPRVTLTELNVLRRHRELCDVVINVSGRKIFAHRVILSACSPYFRAMFTGELEESRQTEVTIRDIDENAMELLIDFCYTSHIVVEESNVQTLLPAACLLQLAEIQDICCEFLKRQLDPTNCLGIRAFADTHSCRELLRIADKFTQHNFQEVMESEEFLLLPVGQLVDIICSDELNVRSEEQVFNAVMAWLKYNVAERRQHLAQVLQHVRMPLLSPKFLVGTVGSDLLVRSDEACRDLVDEAKNYLLLPQERPLMQGPRTRPRKPTRRGEVLFAVGGWCSGDAIASVERFDPETADWKMVAPMSKRRCGVGVAVLNDLLYAVGGHDGQSYLNSIERYDPQTNQWSCDVAPTTSCRTSVGVAVLDGFLYAVGGQDGVQCLNHVERYDPKENKWSKVAPMTTRRLGVAVAVLGGYLYAIGGSDGQCPLNTVERYDPRQNKWCAVSPMSTRRKHLGCAVFNNFIYAVGGRDDCMELSSAERYNPHTNSWSPIVAMTSRRSGVGLAVVNGQLYAVGGFDGTAYLKTIEVYDPETNQWRLCGCMNYRRLGGGVGVMRAPQTENYMWIRKDSVV, encoded by the exons ATGGGCGACGTTCTGATCTCCGATCGACCCCCGTCTCCAGCGag ACTTTCACACACGTCGGAAAAGCATCCGCGTGTTACGCTAACTGAACTGAACGTGCTCCGTCGGCATCGAGAGTTGTGTGACGTGGTGATAAATGTAAGCGGGCGGAAAATCTTCGCCCATCGGGTTATTTTGTCAGCATGCAGTCCGTACTTTCGGGCCATGTTTACCGGCGAGTTGGAAGAATCTCGCCAGACTGAGGTGACCATTAGAGATATCGATGAAAACGCAATGGAACTGTTGATTGATTTTTGTTACACTTCTCACATCGTCGTCGAAGAGTCCAACGTACAGACGCTGCTTCCAGCGGCATGTTTGCTGCAATTGGCCGAGATTCAGGACATTTGCTGTGAATTCTTAAAGCGCCAGTTAGATCCGACAAACTGTTTGGGCATTAGGGCATTTGCTGATACGCACTCATGCCGCGAACTGCTTCGAATTGCAGATAAATTCACGCAGCACAATTTTCAGGAAGTGATGGAGAGCGAAGAGTTCCTGCTGTTACCGGTCGGTCAACTGGTTGATATCATCTGCAGTGACGAGTTAAACGTCCGTTCCGAAGAGCAGGTCTTCAATGCAGTGATGGCCTGGTTGAAGTACAATGTTGCCGAACGTCGTCAACATTTGGCCCAGGTGTTGCAACACGTACGAATGCCGTTGCTCAGTCCAAAATTTCTCGTTGGGACAGTAGGATCTGATTTGCTGGTGCGATCCGATGAAGCGTGTCGTGATTTAGTAGACGAAGCGAAAAACTATTTGCTGCTTCCGCAAGAGAGACCTCTAATGCAAGGACCTCGTACACGACCAAGGAAACCCACAAGACGAGGTGAAGTGTTGTTCGCTGTTGGTGGCTGGTGTTCAGGCGATGCGATTGCCTCTGTCGAACGCTTTGACCCGGAGACGGCAGACTGGAAGATGGTCGCTCCGATGAGCAAGCGTCGTTGTGGCGTAGGTGTTGCTGTGTTGAATGATCTGTTATACGCTGTCGGAGGACACGATGGTCAGAGTTATCTGAATAGCATCGAACGATACGATCCGCAGACAAATCAGTGGAGTTGTGATGTCGCTCCGACGACCAGCTGTCGAACAAGTGTTGGCGTTGCTGTGTTGGACGGGTTTCTCTATGCCGTCGGTGGCCAAGATGGGGTTCAGTGTTTGAATCATGTCGAACGGTACGATCCGAAGGAGAATAAGTGGTCAAAGGTAGCACCGATGACCACGCGTCGGCTTGGTGTGGCCGTCGCTGTGCTCGGCGGTTATCTGTACGCCATCGGTGGCTCGGATGGTCAGTGTCCATTGAATACGGTCGAGAGGTACGACCCGCGACAGAACAAGTGGTGTGCCGTCAGTCCTATGTCGACCAGGCGGAAGCATTTGGGGTGTGCTGTGTTTAACAACTTCATCTACGCGGTTGGCGGTCGAGATGACTGCATGGAATTGTCTTCGGCGGAACGATACAACCCGCACACGAACTCATGGAGTCCGATCGTGGCGATGACGTCCCGGAGAAGTGGG GTTGGTCTGGCAGTTGTCAATGGTCAGCTCTACGCCGTCGGGGGTTTCGATGGTACCGCCTATCTGAAGACCATTGAAGTGTACGATCCGGAAACGAATCAGTGGCGCCTTTGTGGTTGTATGAACTATCGACGACTCGGTGGCGGCGTGGGAGTCATGAGGGCACCGCAAACCGAGAATTACATGTG gaTACGCAAAGATTCTGTTGTTTAA